Proteins encoded by one window of Desulfovibrio ferrophilus:
- a CDS encoding cytochrome ubiquinol oxidase subunit I: MDVLMLSRLQFAAATMFHFIFVPLTLGLSILVAIMETRYVSTGDETYKRMAKFWGKLFLINFALGVVTGITLEFQFGTNWSRYSAYVGDIFGSLLAIEATVAFFLESTFIAVWVFGWDRLSPKMHCFAIWIVAIASNLSGLWILLANGFMQNPVGYVMRNGRAELDNFFDVITNTTGLLQFMHMIPAAIMLAGFFIMGISAWHLLRKNEEAFFTRSFKIGMGAALIFSVLVAAGGHIHGNNTALMQPAKLAAMESHWETQTNAPMYLLQMPSLTEDGNMIQALPIPGLLSFLAFNDVNAEVTGLNDIPEQDRPPVLLTFLSFRLMVGLGTLFPLVAGLAFLFRNRLDKFPLLRFLPWMIPLPYIAIFAGWTVTEVGRQPWIVQGLMRTSDAVSPLATSQVVFSFVMLSLIYALLGAVDIFLMMKYARKGPE, translated from the coding sequence ATGGACGTTTTGATGCTGTCCAGGCTCCAGTTTGCTGCGGCCACGATGTTCCACTTCATCTTCGTGCCGTTGACCCTGGGCCTGTCGATTCTGGTTGCCATCATGGAAACCAGATACGTGAGCACAGGTGACGAAACGTACAAACGCATGGCCAAGTTCTGGGGCAAACTCTTCCTCATCAACTTTGCTCTGGGCGTTGTCACCGGCATCACCCTGGAATTCCAGTTTGGCACCAACTGGTCGCGTTACTCGGCCTATGTGGGCGACATCTTCGGCTCGCTCCTGGCCATCGAAGCTACCGTGGCCTTTTTCCTGGAATCCACATTCATTGCTGTCTGGGTCTTCGGCTGGGATCGGCTGTCCCCCAAAATGCACTGTTTCGCCATCTGGATCGTGGCCATTGCCTCCAATCTTTCCGGACTATGGATCCTGCTAGCCAACGGATTCATGCAAAACCCCGTGGGCTATGTGATGCGCAACGGTCGTGCCGAACTCGACAATTTTTTCGATGTCATCACCAACACCACCGGACTGCTGCAATTCATGCACATGATCCCCGCCGCTATCATGCTGGCCGGTTTCTTCATCATGGGCATCTCCGCCTGGCATCTGTTGCGTAAAAACGAAGAAGCCTTTTTCACCAGATCTTTCAAGATCGGCATGGGCGCCGCACTGATCTTCTCGGTTCTCGTTGCAGCCGGGGGACATATCCACGGCAACAATACCGCCCTGATGCAGCCTGCCAAGCTTGCGGCCATGGAATCGCACTGGGAGACCCAGACCAACGCGCCCATGTATCTGCTGCAAATGCCCAGCCTGACCGAGGACGGCAACATGATTCAGGCGCTGCCCATTCCAGGGCTGCTGTCGTTTCTGGCCTTCAATGACGTCAACGCCGAGGTCACCGGGCTGAACGACATCCCGGAACAGGACCGTCCGCCTGTGCTGCTGACCTTCCTCTCGTTCCGGCTGATGGTGGGCCTGGGAACACTGTTCCCTCTGGTTGCCGGGCTGGCCTTCCTGTTCCGCAACAGATTGGACAAATTCCCGCTGCTGAGGTTCCTGCCCTGGATGATCCCACTGCCCTACATCGCCATCTTCGCAGGCTGGACCGTAACCGAAGTCGGCCGTCAGCCCTGGATCGTGCAGGGCCTGATGCGCACCTCGGATGCCGTGTCGCCTCTGGCGACATCACAGGTGGTGTTCTCCTTCGTGATGCTCAGCCTGATCTACGCCCTGCTCGGGGCCGTGGATATCTTCCTGATGATGAAATACGCCCGCAAGGGACCGGAATAG
- a CDS encoding PilZ domain-containing protein: MSTTADSDRRRHPRIILKAFGFKTKCQFTVESAKTDVTLIDLSPGGARLKTIVAAPREKAHS; encoded by the coding sequence ATGTCCACAACCGCCGATTCCGACCGCAGGCGCCATCCGCGCATCATCCTCAAAGCCTTCGGCTTCAAGACCAAATGCCAATTCACTGTTGAATCAGCAAAGACGGACGTCACACTCATCGACCTGAGCCCCGGAGGCGCACGACTCAAGACTATTGTGGCCGCCCCCCGGGAAAAGGCACACAGCTGA
- a CDS encoding desulfoferrodoxin, with amino-acid sequence MPELLEVYKCQACGNIVEVLHGGAGDLVCCGENMKLFKENTVDAAQEKHVPVIEKTESGYKVTVGSVAHPMEEKHWIEWIELIADGKSYTQFLNPGQEPVAEFCVKADKVSAREYCNLHGLWKAEA; translated from the coding sequence ATGCCAGAATTGCTCGAAGTGTATAAGTGCCAAGCGTGCGGGAATATCGTTGAAGTGCTTCATGGCGGCGCCGGTGACCTGGTCTGCTGTGGCGAGAACATGAAGCTATTCAAGGAAAACACCGTTGATGCAGCCCAGGAAAAACACGTGCCCGTTATCGAGAAGACCGAGAGCGGCTACAAGGTCACCGTGGGCAGTGTGGCACACCCCATGGAAGAAAAACACTGGATTGAATGGATCGAGCTCATCGCCGACGGCAAGTCCTATACCCAGTTCCTGAACCCCGGGCAGGAGCCTGTCGCCGAATTCTGCGTCAAGGCCGACAAGGTCAGCGCACGCGAGTACTGCAACCTGCACGGCCTGTGGAAGGCCGAGGCCTAA
- a CDS encoding methyl-accepting chemotaxis protein: MNFIRKSLGIKIILPVSVITVITFAILGFTNSQQHRSATAELINHSATQMASILLSAIEEPMAIGDNEGTVGQLRKVAKNYPDVTVYLTNYKGNITYSTDEGTLRRDMAEVRNIPEFLPCLEKSLKQDMSKGVQLKHGDQSFFVAVDTIPNHKECYHCHGSSQEILGTMVLFQDISPQMAKVAASERTTAIISFAGAIFLLLLLGLFIKKIVISKIVTIAAISDRIREGDYSAQFEVVGHDELANLADNLKVMVQTVQDQLEYNKGVLQGIIIPLFVTDNDSRFNYINAPLRNILGLSEDEIVGHTLASIFTDSEHGDVANQVIASGQSKNGQMEYTRSDGVAFPLHYEISPLKDAADNIVGAIGMMIDLTQEERDKERIRAQRENLLQVANEVAGVANNLNDSAGELSRQMNEVTNGMAETAGQTSQVATAMEEMNATVMEVAQNAGKASDASDAASSVAKGGGKEVERTVEETREMARTTEALAETLNDLSTKAENIGAVMAVINDIADQTNLLALNAAIEAARAGEAGRGFAVVADEVRKLAEKTMGATQEVDSAITAIQSSAKEAVEEMTNTRERVGHTEQMAEAAGQVLKEIVEQSDSIADMVRSIATASEQQSATSEEININVTGINELSQSISTRINEANTSIQEVAAMSEKLSTLVEKFKE, translated from the coding sequence ATGAATTTCATTCGCAAGTCTCTGGGCATCAAAATCATCCTGCCTGTCTCCGTGATCACGGTGATCACCTTTGCGATCCTCGGGTTTACCAACTCGCAGCAGCATCGCTCTGCCACCGCTGAACTCATCAACCATTCCGCGACGCAAATGGCCTCCATCCTCCTCTCCGCCATTGAGGAGCCCATGGCAATCGGAGACAACGAAGGCACGGTGGGCCAGCTGCGCAAAGTGGCCAAAAACTATCCAGACGTCACCGTCTATCTGACAAACTACAAAGGCAACATCACCTACTCCACGGACGAAGGCACGCTGCGCCGGGACATGGCTGAAGTTCGCAATATTCCAGAGTTCCTGCCCTGCCTCGAAAAAAGTCTGAAGCAGGACATGAGCAAAGGCGTGCAGCTCAAGCACGGCGATCAATCCTTTTTCGTCGCGGTGGACACCATTCCCAACCACAAGGAATGTTACCACTGCCACGGCAGTTCACAGGAAATTTTGGGAACCATGGTCCTGTTCCAGGATATCAGCCCCCAGATGGCCAAGGTCGCGGCCTCCGAGCGCACGACCGCCATCATCTCCTTTGCTGGCGCAATCTTCCTGCTGCTCCTGCTCGGGCTGTTCATCAAGAAGATCGTCATCAGCAAAATAGTGACCATCGCCGCCATTAGTGACCGTATCCGCGAGGGCGACTACAGCGCACAATTCGAAGTCGTTGGACATGATGAACTCGCCAATCTGGCCGACAACCTCAAGGTTATGGTCCAGACGGTTCAGGACCAATTAGAATACAACAAGGGCGTCCTGCAAGGCATCATCATCCCCTTGTTCGTCACGGACAACGACAGCCGTTTCAATTACATCAACGCTCCGCTACGCAATATCCTTGGCCTGTCTGAGGATGAAATCGTCGGCCATACCCTGGCCTCGATCTTCACGGACAGCGAACACGGTGACGTTGCCAACCAGGTCATTGCCAGTGGTCAGAGCAAGAACGGCCAGATGGAATATACCCGCAGTGATGGAGTCGCCTTCCCGCTGCACTACGAGATCTCGCCACTCAAGGACGCCGCAGACAATATCGTTGGCGCCATTGGCATGATGATCGATCTGACCCAGGAAGAGCGCGACAAGGAGCGCATCCGCGCCCAGCGAGAAAACCTGCTTCAGGTTGCCAATGAAGTGGCCGGTGTCGCCAACAACCTGAACGACTCTGCGGGTGAACTCTCACGCCAGATGAATGAAGTGACCAACGGCATGGCAGAGACTGCCGGCCAGACCTCCCAGGTGGCTACGGCCATGGAAGAGATGAACGCCACAGTCATGGAAGTGGCCCAGAATGCGGGCAAGGCTTCTGATGCTTCTGACGCAGCTTCCAGCGTTGCCAAGGGCGGCGGGAAAGAGGTCGAACGCACGGTCGAGGAAACCCGCGAAATGGCTCGCACCACCGAGGCTCTGGCCGAGACCTTGAACGATCTCTCAACCAAGGCCGAAAACATTGGTGCCGTCATGGCGGTCATCAACGACATTGCCGACCAGACCAACCTCCTGGCCCTCAATGCCGCTATCGAAGCCGCACGTGCCGGCGAAGCCGGACGCGGATTTGCCGTGGTGGCAGACGAAGTACGCAAGCTGGCGGAAAAGACCATGGGCGCGACCCAGGAAGTCGACTCTGCCATCACCGCCATTCAGTCCAGCGCCAAGGAAGCCGTGGAAGAAATGACCAACACACGCGAGCGTGTGGGGCATACCGAACAGATGGCAGAAGCTGCTGGCCAAGTCCTCAAGGAGATCGTGGAACAATCCGACTCCATCGCCGACATGGTTCGCTCCATCGCCACCGCTTCTGAGCAACAGTCCGCGACCAGTGAAGAGATCAACATCAACGTCACCGGAATCAACGAACTCTCACAAAGCATCTCGACGCGCATCAACGAGGCCAACACCTCCATTCAGGAAGTGGCGGCCATGTCCGAAAAGCTGTCCACTCTGGTGGAGAAGTTTAAGGAATAA
- the cydB gene encoding cytochrome d ubiquinol oxidase subunit II: MTLETIWFLLWGVLWAIYFVLDGFDLGMGTLLPFIAKNETEKRTIYNAAGPFWDGNEVWLITAGGVTFAAFPAAYAALFSGMYTALFLLLFALILRGVSFEFRSKVDNDSWRKVWDTCHFLGSFLPALLLGVAFANIFRGIPLDAQGVNQEGLLQLLNPYGLFGGVLFVVMFTMHGAIWLAIKSGGDLHERAKAVAIKTWPVAVVGTVLFLAYTSIETMLFNNYMKNPLLFLVLLGAVLGLISVRPALGSGKMWRAWTSSAVFIAGVTLFGVIGLFPALLPSNLNPAWSMTIYNSASSPLTLKIMLGVALVMVPIVLAYQAWVYRTFSHKITQEDLDYKEAY, encoded by the coding sequence ATGACTCTTGAAACCATCTGGTTCCTTCTGTGGGGCGTGTTATGGGCCATCTACTTCGTCCTTGACGGCTTCGACCTCGGGATGGGAACGCTGTTGCCCTTCATCGCCAAGAACGAAACCGAAAAACGCACCATCTACAACGCGGCCGGCCCCTTTTGGGACGGCAACGAAGTCTGGCTGATCACTGCAGGCGGTGTGACTTTCGCGGCCTTCCCTGCAGCCTACGCAGCTTTGTTCAGCGGCATGTACACCGCTCTGTTCCTGTTGCTGTTCGCACTCATCTTGCGCGGAGTATCTTTTGAATTCCGCAGCAAGGTGGATAACGACTCCTGGCGCAAGGTCTGGGACACCTGCCACTTCCTGGGCAGTTTCCTGCCCGCCCTGCTGCTGGGCGTGGCCTTTGCCAACATCTTCCGCGGCATCCCCCTGGATGCCCAGGGCGTGAATCAGGAAGGGCTGCTCCAACTCCTGAATCCCTACGGCCTGTTCGGTGGCGTGCTCTTTGTGGTGATGTTCACCATGCACGGCGCCATCTGGCTAGCCATCAAATCCGGCGGCGACCTGCACGAGCGAGCCAAGGCCGTGGCCATCAAAACCTGGCCCGTGGCCGTGGTGGGCACGGTACTCTTTCTGGCCTACACCAGCATCGAGACCATGCTTTTCAATAACTATATGAAGAACCCGCTGCTGTTCTTGGTCCTGCTCGGTGCCGTGCTGGGCCTGATCTCGGTCCGCCCGGCCCTGGGTTCCGGCAAGATGTGGCGCGCCTGGACCAGCTCTGCTGTATTCATCGCCGGGGTGACACTGTTTGGGGTCATCGGCCTGTTCCCGGCCCTGCTGCCGTCCAACCTGAACCCGGCCTGGAGCATGACCATCTACAATTCGGCCTCCAGCCCACTGACCCTGAAAATCATGCTGGGTGTGGCCCTGGTCATGGTGCCCATTGTCCTGGCCTACCAGGCCTGGGTCTACCGGACCTTCTCCCACAAGATCACTCAGGAAGACCTGGACTACAAGGAAGCCTACTAG
- the rny gene encoding ribonuclease Y: MSVEYIITALVGAAAGAGGGYVLHNYISSKRVEGAKDLADRILEEARKDAQAERKEYMLQAQDEILVLKKEVQDEYKDRDKDVKKREAKVQEKEERLETKTDKLNQKDSELVALEKRLSRHERSLTEKEEQLDQMTAEQNHKLEEISGLTAEEAKQRLLTEVESQTRHESAKMIRQIEMEAKETADRKAKEVLASAVQRYSGDFVAENTVAAVTLPSEDMKGRIIGREGRNIRALEAATGVDLIIDDTPETVVLSAFSPLRRQIAKMALERLISDGRIHPARIEDVVKKVEQEMDVKLREIGEQATFDAGVHGIHPDIIRLLGQLQYRTSFSQNVLQHSLEVSSLCGIMAAELGLDQKKAKRAGLLHDIGKAVDHEIEGPHALIGADLAKKYGEGKDMIHAIAAHHEDQPPTTILAVLVQAADSLSGARPGARKELLENYVKRLEELEGIATGFEGVAKAYAIQAGREIRVMVDSERVDDDQTHILCKDISQKIEENMTYPGQIRVTCIRERRAVGYAK, encoded by the coding sequence ATGAGCGTAGAATACATCATCACCGCCTTAGTGGGAGCGGCAGCAGGAGCCGGAGGCGGATATGTCTTACACAATTACATTTCATCCAAACGTGTAGAAGGAGCCAAGGACCTGGCAGACAGAATTCTCGAAGAAGCCAGGAAGGACGCTCAAGCTGAACGCAAGGAATACATGCTTCAGGCTCAGGACGAGATTCTCGTCCTGAAAAAGGAAGTTCAGGACGAATACAAGGACCGCGACAAGGACGTTAAAAAACGCGAAGCCAAGGTCCAGGAAAAAGAAGAGCGGCTGGAGACCAAGACCGACAAGCTCAACCAGAAGGATTCTGAGCTGGTGGCCTTGGAAAAGCGTCTGTCCCGGCACGAGCGCAGCTTGACCGAGAAGGAAGAGCAACTTGACCAGATGACCGCTGAACAAAACCACAAGCTCGAAGAAATTTCGGGACTGACTGCCGAGGAGGCCAAACAGCGCCTGCTTACGGAAGTCGAATCCCAGACCCGTCACGAGTCTGCAAAAATGATCCGGCAGATCGAGATGGAAGCCAAGGAAACTGCGGACCGCAAGGCCAAAGAAGTTCTGGCTTCTGCGGTGCAACGCTACTCCGGCGACTTCGTTGCCGAGAACACCGTCGCTGCCGTGACCCTGCCCAGTGAAGACATGAAGGGCCGCATCATTGGCCGCGAGGGTCGCAACATCCGCGCCCTGGAAGCCGCTACCGGTGTCGACCTGATCATTGATGACACCCCCGAGACCGTCGTCCTTTCGGCATTTTCACCGCTGCGGCGCCAGATTGCCAAAATGGCCCTCGAGCGTTTGATCAGCGACGGGCGCATCCACCCCGCTCGCATTGAGGACGTGGTCAAGAAGGTCGAGCAGGAAATGGACGTCAAGCTCAGGGAGATCGGCGAACAGGCCACCTTTGATGCTGGTGTTCATGGCATTCACCCGGATATCATCCGCCTGCTGGGCCAACTCCAGTACCGCACCAGCTTCTCGCAGAACGTGCTGCAACATTCCCTGGAAGTGTCCTCGCTGTGCGGTATCATGGCCGCCGAGTTGGGCCTCGACCAGAAAAAAGCCAAGCGTGCGGGACTTCTGCACGACATCGGCAAGGCCGTTGACCACGAGATCGAAGGCCCTCACGCTCTGATCGGTGCTGACCTCGCCAAAAAGTACGGTGAAGGCAAGGATATGATCCACGCCATTGCCGCTCACCACGAGGACCAACCTCCCACCACCATCCTGGCCGTTCTCGTCCAGGCGGCGGACAGCCTCTCCGGCGCCCGCCCCGGTGCGCGCAAGGAACTCCTGGAGAACTACGTCAAGCGTCTGGAGGAACTGGAAGGTATTGCCACCGGTTTCGAAGGCGTTGCCAAGGCATACGCTATCCAGGCAGGACGAGAGATTCGAGTCATGGTAGATTCAGAGCGAGTGGACGATGACCAGACCCATATCCTGTGCAAGGATATCTCGCAGAAGATCGAGGAGAACATGACCTACCCCGGACAGATTCGCGTGACCTGCATCCGCGAACGCCGAGCCGTTGGGTACGCGAAGTAA
- the zapA gene encoding cell division protein ZapA: MPSYTLSVLDLEVSFKAQADHERVQAAKELLEDRYKELTQHGRRLSKEKLLTFLALGLADDLLQNKEELADLMERLANLDAKIDQAEALTTGV, translated from the coding sequence ATGCCAAGCTACACCCTCTCTGTCCTGGATCTTGAGGTATCTTTCAAGGCACAGGCCGACCATGAGCGGGTCCAGGCAGCCAAAGAGCTCCTGGAAGACCGCTACAAAGAATTGACGCAACACGGAAGACGGTTAAGCAAGGAGAAACTGCTGACATTTCTGGCTCTAGGCCTCGCAGATGATCTTTTGCAAAATAAGGAAGAGCTGGCTGATCTGATGGAAAGACTGGCCAACCTGGATGCAAAGATTGACCAGGCCGAAGCGCTGACGACTGGCGTTTGA
- a CDS encoding FprA family A-type flavoprotein encodes MRPVEIKEGIWWVGAVDWNTIDFHGYSLARHGTTYNAYLVMDEKITLFDTVKAPFVEQFLDTIAQVVDPCKIDYIVANHLEPDHSGALPQMIQACSPEKVFCSPMGVRAIDAHFHPQGWPVEAVKSGSSISLGKRNVHFIEARMLHWPDSMLSYIPEDKLLIPNDAFGQNIASTERFVDEMDRSFVKRRMTEYYGNIVTPFSQVVDKILDAVDEMNLEIDMIAPDHGLIFRGAEDVAFALDSYREYAAQEDTNRAVVVYDTMWHSTEKMAQAIADGLTDEGVSVKIMALKSFHHSEVMSEIFQAGAVVVGSPTHNNGILPLVADLLTYMKGLKPQNKIAAAFGSFGWSGECVKVITQWLEDMKFEVVDPAVKIKHVPDQAMLDQCVEQGRAVGKALKAKLK; translated from the coding sequence ATGCGACCCGTTGAAATCAAAGAAGGCATCTGGTGGGTAGGAGCCGTGGACTGGAACACCATCGACTTCCACGGTTATTCCCTGGCGCGCCACGGAACCACCTACAACGCCTATCTCGTCATGGATGAGAAGATCACCCTGTTCGACACGGTCAAGGCACCGTTCGTCGAGCAGTTCCTGGATACCATCGCCCAGGTGGTGGACCCCTGCAAAATCGACTACATCGTGGCCAACCACCTGGAACCCGACCACAGCGGCGCCCTGCCGCAAATGATCCAGGCCTGCAGCCCTGAAAAAGTCTTCTGTTCGCCCATGGGCGTGCGCGCCATTGATGCCCACTTCCATCCCCAGGGATGGCCCGTGGAGGCCGTCAAGTCCGGTTCATCCATTTCCCTGGGCAAGCGCAACGTGCACTTCATCGAAGCACGCATGCTGCACTGGCCCGACTCCATGCTGTCCTACATTCCCGAAGACAAGCTGCTCATTCCCAACGACGCCTTCGGTCAGAACATCGCATCCACCGAACGCTTTGTGGACGAGATGGACCGCAGCTTCGTCAAACGCCGCATGACCGAATACTACGGCAACATCGTGACTCCGTTCTCGCAGGTCGTGGACAAGATTCTCGATGCCGTGGACGAAATGAACCTGGAGATCGACATGATCGCCCCGGACCACGGACTGATCTTCCGTGGCGCCGAAGACGTGGCCTTTGCCCTGGATTCCTACCGCGAATATGCCGCACAGGAAGACACCAACCGGGCCGTGGTCGTGTACGACACCATGTGGCACTCCACAGAGAAAATGGCACAGGCCATTGCCGATGGCCTGACCGACGAAGGCGTGTCCGTGAAGATCATGGCTCTCAAATCATTCCACCACTCCGAGGTGATGAGCGAAATCTTCCAGGCCGGAGCCGTGGTGGTGGGATCACCCACTCACAACAATGGCATCCTGCCACTAGTGGCCGATCTGCTGACCTACATGAAGGGGTTGAAGCCCCAGAACAAAATCGCCGCGGCCTTTGGTTCCTTTGGCTGGAGTGGCGAATGCGTCAAGGTCATCACCCAGTGGCTGGAAGATATGAAATTCGAGGTCGTGGACCCCGCAGTAAAAATCAAACATGTACCCGATCAGGCGATGCTGGACCAATGCGTCGAGCAGGGACGCGCCGTGGGCAAAGCCCTGAAGGCCAAGCTCAAATAA
- the rbr gene encoding rubrerythrin has translation MKPLKGTKTEVNLLTAFAGESQARNRYDYFASIAKKDGYVQIMHIFQETALQEKEHAKRLFKYLTEGHEVTISAGFPAGKMGSTLENLYASAEGEKHEHEIMYPEFAVIAEQEGLVEIANTFKAIAVAEAFHEERYRAFIHNIEKDIVFARPGQDIMWRCRNCGYIHHGPEALDECPACVHPRAHFEIACKNW, from the coding sequence ATGAAACCCCTCAAAGGCACCAAAACAGAAGTCAATCTGCTCACGGCCTTCGCCGGTGAGTCCCAGGCTCGCAATCGCTACGACTATTTTGCCTCCATCGCCAAGAAGGACGGCTACGTGCAGATCATGCATATCTTCCAGGAAACTGCCCTACAGGAGAAGGAGCACGCCAAGCGTCTGTTCAAGTACCTGACCGAAGGGCATGAGGTCACCATCTCCGCAGGATTCCCTGCAGGCAAAATGGGCTCGACCCTGGAAAATCTCTACGCTTCTGCCGAAGGTGAAAAACACGAACACGAGATCATGTATCCTGAGTTTGCCGTGATCGCCGAACAGGAAGGACTTGTCGAAATCGCCAACACCTTCAAGGCCATTGCCGTGGCAGAGGCCTTCCACGAGGAACGCTACCGGGCCTTTATCCATAATATCGAGAAGGATATCGTCTTCGCCCGCCCGGGTCAGGACATCATGTGGCGTTGCCGTAACTGCGGCTACATTCACCACGGCCCTGAGGCCCTTGATGAGTGCCCCGCCTGTGTCCATCCACGAGCACACTTCGAAATCGCTTGCAAAAACTGGTAA
- the rd gene encoding rubredoxin, translating into MDKYVCTICGYVYDPAEGDPDSDVAAGTKFEDVPEDWVCPVCGAPKDQFEKE; encoded by the coding sequence ATGGATAAATACGTCTGCACCATCTGTGGCTATGTCTATGACCCCGCCGAAGGCGATCCCGATTCCGACGTTGCAGCGGGCACCAAGTTCGAAGACGTCCCCGAGGACTGGGTCTGCCCTGTCTGCGGAGCACCCAAAGATCAGTTCGAAAAGGAATAG
- a CDS encoding cytochrome c family protein gives MKNRVVVFIACAVCVSLSLLITRPAQTGQATYVGSNACSECHDEQFENFEQFAKKAHSDRSIKIMASDLTKEELQECYACHTTGYGQPGGFVSFEETPEMAHAGCEVCHGPGSEHVAEGGDPDLIKGTLALEDCETCHNADRVGAFNFKPLLYGGAH, from the coding sequence ATGAAAAACCGGGTTGTTGTCTTCATTGCCTGTGCCGTTTGTGTCTCTCTATCTCTCTTGATCACCCGCCCTGCGCAAACCGGGCAAGCCACGTATGTGGGCTCCAACGCCTGTTCCGAATGCCATGACGAACAGTTCGAAAACTTTGAACAGTTTGCCAAGAAAGCCCACTCAGATCGCAGCATCAAAATCATGGCTTCCGATCTGACCAAGGAAGAACTTCAAGAATGCTACGCCTGTCATACGACAGGCTATGGGCAACCTGGTGGGTTCGTCAGCTTCGAGGAAACCCCCGAAATGGCCCATGCAGGCTGCGAAGTCTGTCACGGTCCTGGTTCCGAGCATGTCGCCGAGGGAGGCGACCCCGACCTGATCAAGGGCACACTTGCCCTTGAAGATTGCGAGACCTGTCACAACGCCGATCGTGTCGGGGCGTTCAACTTCAAGCCGCTCCTGTACGGCGGGGCTCACTAG
- the zapB gene encoding cell division protein ZapB yields the protein MEILSRLETKIESMLLKIRSLEDDNRRLRDENERGQSDLKAENARLREELDRERGAKDEVLGRIDGLLQRLQDETI from the coding sequence ATGGAAATTCTGAGCAGATTAGAAACCAAAATCGAGTCCATGCTTCTGAAGATCAGGTCTCTTGAAGACGACAACCGTCGTTTGAGGGATGAAAACGAACGCGGACAGTCCGACCTGAAGGCCGAAAATGCTCGACTGCGCGAAGAGCTCGACCGTGAGCGAGGCGCTAAAGACGAGGTCCTCGGCAGGATCGACGGACTACTGCAACGTTTGCAGGATGAGACAATCTAG